Below is a genomic region from Venturia canescens isolate UGA chromosome 1, ASM1945775v1, whole genome shotgun sequence.
ATGTGCACTCATCGgtgatgcatttttttcagctGAGTGTATTCGAGAACGTGATGTCAAGCAACGGTACACTGAAGTTCAACTATAGACCCGTACAGAAATTGGGACATCGGGATGTTTATCACCGTTTGGTTGATTATTCGGGAGCTTCGATATCGACCGAGAGCAGATTTTGTCTGACGATACTAGCCGCAATTTTCTCGTCGTTGATGCTCGTCCGTTGAGATGAAATAACGTGATGGATCGAATCGCTTACGAATCGAATCGAATCACAGGCCATGCACCGTCCGTTCCTAAATTTCTAGTCCCGATTCTGTTGTACCAATTTACATGTACGACTCAACGACAGGAAGAGAGAACAAGTGTGAAAGATCCCGGAATAAAATGGAAGATCGAGAGGACGCCGAGACAAATCGTCGGAAATGTACTTTATTCGTTCTGAACGATTTATTTTACATTCGTAGTGCTGCTTACTCGCTTTCGCTTATctcaaaattgattatttaatgaaaaaatctctTGATCCTCGCTTTTCTTCGTCGACATCGCGACGATTCTGAATTTCGTTCCCTCTCGCCTCGTTTCGTTTTACGGTACTCGCAATCGTTCGTCACGAATTCGATGCCTATTTTTCGATCTTCCAACCGATTTCGATCGCGCTCTCGACGCCTTCCCGGACTCGAGACGCTTCTTACGTTTAACGTGTACGTGCACTTTCTTCTCAATCCTTTTATATCCAGACGTGTTTTCtgtcaataaaaatgtcaatatttttcatcttattttatattaaaatcaGATTTATTATCAAATAGCTTAAATTCGTGAAATGATTGTCattatgattttccatttgaaTAATAATCGGGACGATCGATCATAATAAAGGAGAACAAACGTAAACGTACTTCGGTAGTTCGCGTTCCGGAAATTCGTTGATTTGACTTTGTGGATTCTTCGTTGTTCGCTAAAGAACCGCACGTCTCTTCGGTCCACGTAACGTTGTAACTCGTGGCATCTGGATCGGGTGGCCAAACTAAGCGAGCCTCGATCTGTTCACCCCCGCACTGACAAATTAATCTTCGTACCCGAAGTCCTTGATTGTGTCTTTCACATTTTCGCGATCGTCCCTCACCGTCGGCTTGAAATAAACGACTGAAATAAATGTCCGATTTGATGTTTTTTCGGCAACGTACGCGAAAGACACGAACGCCGAAGAAAAGATGTGCAGTTTTTTCGTTCCTGTATTTTTGGACGCTCAgagagagttttttttaactacTTTGGAAATTGAAGACAAAAAACGaagcaatgagaaaaaatggcgGAATTATCATTGACCTGGTCCCTACCGTAATTCTTATAATCCGTACTGTTAAAAACTTTCGAAGCTTTTCTTGAGGCTAACCGACGGCCCCCGTAAACAGCCACTGCTTGAACCTGAAGAAAATACTGACAGCCGAGCTcgagatttttcacttcatagcACACTTTTTcctggaataaaaaatcgttgcaaATATATTCGCTTGAGTGGTAATGTGCCCTTAAACCATATTCTCTTAAAAACTGATGCGAACCTTAGAAACTGTTCTATGATTGACAAGAATCGAGTCATTCGCTGGTCCATGAATTAATCGGCTCCAGAAGAGTTTATAGAACATGATCGGAACATCGGAAGGTGGTGGACGCCACCGTAAAAGTATTCGTAGTTTTCCATCCGCCTGAACTCGAGCTCCGCTCAATGAAAGATTTCTCGGTTCCCTCGGATTTCTAGGTTCTGAAAAATGTCTTCAACATCAATCCCAATACTCGTAAAGTTTCCTCTTCAAAGCTACATTGAACCCTCGCTTTCAAAACTACCCTCCGAAGAGccctttatattttttttgagaaatacCCATCGTTTTGAACGCTGCCGAAGGTGACGAGTATCCTCGGGAACCGTTGACGTTGACAGCGGCAACTCGGAATTGATACCAGTGTCCACTCTTGAGTCCAGCTCTGAGAGAAGCGTGAGGTTTGTTCGATACGTGGCGAACGGACCAGGAGCTGAGTCGCGACTCCAAATACCTTGGGCCCAAGGAATGCCGCTCTTCGACGAGATACCGAACGGTAGATTCGTTCCTGTTAGAGTCCAGGGAAGGTTTAACCTTCCAACTGAGAATAACGAGGTTGCTTTTCTCACGTcgtatttcaatgttttccgGTATTGACGGAATATCTGAAAACAGATGGagaaatgtgtttttttttttttttttttttttttttaatgaggcGTCAACGGAACTACGGAGTTGGAATGACAATGCATTTGTCAATTGATTAGCCAAAACGAAGCAAAGTTTCCAtccgttttttcaagaaataacCGACCGTTTCGATCATCGAATCCTGTGGGTCTCATACAAGTGACACCACAATCGTTGGGGCAACATTTGGCAAGATCGGGACACTGCGAGTCGTTCGCACAGGCGATGATGCAAGCAGCTTCGAACGGTGACATCGAATTCTCCTCGGGACAGTTACCCGGCTTCGTGTAGTTGGCTGTTAGGCAGGAGTCCATGCACTGTTTTAGAAGAAAGCAGAGCGAATAATACGCCTTGAGAAACTTGGTTCACTGCTCAATGATCGTTAGTCTGGAGCTGTTAATTATTTAGTTCGAGAAGGCAAATCTTCGAACGAACGCGAGCCCGAACCTCACGAGCCcggatgaaaaatcgaaggtACGATCAAATGAGCCGACGTAATCAATGGCTATGCGCTTCGTTCCCGTGGCTCTCAGAAGCATCTCGAATTACATTGTATAATAATCAACTCGTCAACATCGAAGCATTAAGACCAGAGATTTAACTGGCTCGTACCAAGTTTATGGATTTAATGGCGGTGGTTGGTCGTTACCGAGAATGAGAAGGGCGAGGATAaagatcgtgaggtttttaaCGGCCGATTCTTCACGAAAGAGCAGGAACCAAAATGGAGTGGAAAGGGGCTTCGGGGGGCAGGCTTTGGTACAGTTTGCCTTCAGGATCTACAGGACGATGAAAAAGTCACGGCCACGATTAACCGCGACGGAGCATGTccgtgaatttgaaaaatgcaatacCTTAATCATCGATTGATCTCAAGCAATCGACGAACGAGCCGCTCAAAAATGAACGTCGATCGGACTCGTGGGCCTCTGCTAGCTACGCTTAAAGCTCGcaacttttcttcttctcgtcGTACCCCATCGCTGATTGATCAAAGCCACGAATCGTCTCGAATAGcggaattgagagaaaaaagtagcGATTGCTTTGATTCCCTTGGGATCAAAGTGATTTTCGATCTTCGAACTCGACTTGTGGAACAGCCTGTACATCGAGGCATTCGCGCGCTCGCAAC
It encodes:
- the LOC122418960 gene encoding anosmin-1, translating into MIVSRSKWWWSWWFLVPVCLSSWTKYVEEYDSMGVARCDAKCSDSTRTEQCMDSCLTANYTKPGNCPEENSMSPFEAACIIACANDSQCPDLAKCCPNDCGVTCMRPTGFDDRNDIPSIPENIEIRREKSNLVILSWKVKPSLDSNRNESTVRYLVEERHSLGPRYLESRLSSWSVRHVSNKPHASLRAGLKSGHWYQFRVAAVNVNGSRGYSSPSAAFKTMEPRNPREPRNLSLSGARVQADGKLRILLRWRPPPSDVPIMFYKLFWSRLIHGPANDSILVNHRTVSKEKVCYEVKNLELGCQYFLQVQAVAVYGGRRLASRKASKVFNSTDYKNYADGEGRSRKCERHNQGLRVRRLICQCGGEQIEARLVWPPDPDATSYNVTWTEETCGSLANNEESTKSNQRISGTRTTEKTRLDIKGLRRKCTYTLNVRSVSSPGRRRERDRNRLEDRKIGIEFVTNDCEYRKTKRGERERNSESSRCRRRKARIKRFFH